Sequence from the Thermococcus nautili genome:
GGCGAGGAGCAGGTTGAGGACGAGGCTGACGACGAGCGCTCCCTTGACGGCTATGAGGTACTGACCGACCATTGGGACGTATATGAGGTACCAGATTATTGCGGCCGTTACGGTAATCCACAGGAAGAGCGCCGGTATGAGGACGGCCCAGCTCCACTTGCCAGCCCTCTGAACCTTCGCCACCCAGAGAGCGGCTGTCATCATGGCTATGCTGGCGAGCATCTGGTTCATCGCGCTGAAGGCAGGCCAGATGACCTTGTATCCAGCACCCCATGCGAGGTAGGTGCCGAGGCCCGCGATTATTATCGAGGCGACCCACTTGTTGGTGAGGGTCTTGGCTATTCCCTTGCTCGTGTCGGTAACCATTCCAAAGAGCTCCTGCCAGGCGAAGCGGCCAAGCCTCGTCGCGGTGTCGAGTGATGTCAGAGTGAAGGCCGAGACCCAGAGAGTTGCGAAGGTCTTTCCAAAGGTCTCGCTGACCCCGTAGAAGTCGTGGACACCCTTGGCGTAGCCCCCGATGAAGGTTCCAAGGCCACCTTTGGTTATGTACTCGGTGGCCCACTTGTCGGCGGGAATTCCGGTGAGGCCGACACCGTAAACGGCGATGGCAGTTATGACTATCGTGGCGAGGAAGCCCTCAGTGAACATTCCACCGTAGCCAACCATGAGGCCGTGAAGCTCGTTGTCGAGCTGTTTGCTTGTAGTTCCGGAGCCAACCAGGGAGTGGAACCCACTGAGCGAACCACAGGCGATTATAAGCGGAATCGTTGGCCAGAACGGTGAGGGAACTGCCTTGGTGCCCTCGCTGGTTATTCCCTTGACGACGTGGGCGCTCCAGCTGGTGAAGGCCGGTGCGGTGAAGTTCTTGGCGAGCAGTATGAAGGCAACACCTCCGAAGATGAGGCCGAACCAGAGGACGTAGGCGTTGAGGTAGTCCCTGGGCTGAAGCAGAATCCAGACCGGGAGCGAGGCCGCTATAATGATGTAGACCATCAGGATTATGTTCCAGTAGTGGTACGCAGTTGTATAAGCGGCTGAAGTTGTATCGGTCTGTCCCTCAACGAAGACGAGCGGATACTTGAGACCGAGCCAGACTGCCACTATGAGCAGGCCGATACCGATTAGGGTCGCAACCTTGAAGTCTATCTTGACCTTGTAGAGCAGGTATCCGAGTATCACCGCGACGACCAGGAAGAGCAGTGTAGCGGTTGCCGCCTGGGGAGTAATGGTCAGCAACTTTGCCGTCACCGCCACGAAGGCCGCAACGACGAGGAGCAGGGCGAACCAGATGTAGACCTCGAACGCCACTCCCGTCCTCTTGCTCATTAGCTTTCCTGCAATCCACTGGACGGACTTACCATCGTAGCGCACAGATGACATCAGGGCCAGATAGTCATGGACGGCACCGATGAAGACGTTTCCGAACCACACCCACAGGAGTCCCGGAAGCCAGCCCCACGCCATCGCCACCGCCGGACCGACGATTGGTCCTGCACCGGCTATTGAAGCGAAGTGGTGGCCGTAGAGAACCAGTGGGTTCGCGGGGACGTAGTCAACCCCGTCGTAGAGCCTGTGGGCCGGCGTTGGCCTGTTGGGGTCGGCCTTGACGACCTTGTTCTGAAGGGCCTTGCCGTAGGTGAAGTACATGCCCAAATAGATGGCGCCGGCCAGCAGTATTATTACAGCGGAGTTCATGGTTGCACCTCCAGGAAAGTTTTGCACTACAGTGTACATATTGCGTACTTAAATGCCTTTCGGCAAAAGCCCGAAAATGTTTCGACTTTTCACGGAAAGAAGGAGAAGAAAAGAGATTTTCAAGGAAGGGCGCTTAACACGGCCCCTCGTCACTCCAGTTCTACTAGTGGGTCGCCGGTGTTGACGGTGTCGCCTTCTTTGACGTAGATTTTTTTCACAACGCCATCTTTCGGAGCGGGGATTTCGTTCTCCATCTTCATAGCCTCAAGCACAACCAAACCCTGACCAGCCTTGACCTCCTGACCCTCGCTCACGAGAACCCTCAGGATTTTTCCGGGCATTGGGGCAGTGACGGTGTTGGGCGAAGCACTCGCGGGAGCAGGCGAGGGTGCAGGAGCACTAACCGGGGCGGGAGCAGATGTGGAAACCTGCGCGGGAACTACCGAGGGAGCGCTGACCTGAGCCGGAACGGCCCCCTGAACCCCCGAAAGGTACCTGAGCGCGTTCAAATCCACTCCCTCGATACCGACCTCGAACTCGACGCCGTTGACGTATATCTTCACCTTCGAGGCCTTCTTGGGCGGTTCGACCTTCACCCGTCCTTCAGCCCTTGCCCTGAAGAACTCAAGGGCGACCTCGGGGAAGAGGCAGTAGGTTAGAACGTCCTCCTCCTTGTGGAGGTAGCCGAGCTCCTCGAGCTTCCTCCTGCACTCCTCAAGTTGGGGCTTGAGCAGGCTTCCCGGCCTCTCCCTTATCGGCTCCTCGTCGCCGAGGACGAGCCTTTTGAGCTCGGGGTTTATCTCCGCGGGAGGCCTTCCGTAGAGCCCTCTGATGTAGTCCTTGACCTGCTGGGTTATCTGCTTGTACCGGCCAAAGAGGACGTTGAGGACGGCCTGGGTGCCGACTATCTGGCTTGTCGGGGTCACGAGCGGGGGCCAGCCGAGGTCTTCTCTAACGCGCGGAATCTCCTCGAGAACCTCATCGAGCCTGTCGAGGGCGTTCATCTCCTTGAGCTGGGCGATGAGGTTAGAGAACATTCCGCCGGGAACCTGGTACTTAAGGACGTAGGGGTTTACCATGAGCGTCTCCTTGTGAAGTAACCCCCAGTACTTCTCCTCAAGCAGTTTCTTCAGGTAGCGGGAAACCCGGTGGATTAGCTCCCTGTCGAGGTGGCTTCCAACGGCCTCGGGAAGGGCGTGCCATATCGTCTGTATTCCCGGCTGGGCCGTTCCAAAGGCGAATGGACTTATGGCGGTGTCGATGTAATCGGCCCCAGCCTCAACGGCCTTCATGTAAGTCGCCACCGCCATTCCAGTCGTGGAATGGGTGTGGACGTTAACGGGGACGCCGTAGGTTTCCTTTATCTCGCTGACCAGCTCGTAGGCTTTCCAGGGAGTAAGCAGGCCGGCCATGTCCTTAATCGTTATGACGTCAACGTCGAGCCTTAAGAGCTCCTCGACCTTTTTCATGTAGTACTCCAGCGTGAAGATTTTGCCGGTTGTGTAAGCTATCGCTCCCTGCACCTCGGCTCCGACTTCCTTCGCTTTCTTTATCGCGACCTCCATGTTCCTGACGTCGTTGAGGGCGTCAAAAATGCGGAAGATGTCTATTCCGTTCTTGTTGGCCAGCTCGACGAACTTCTCGACGACATCGTCGGGATAGTGCCTGTAACCGACGACGTTCTGACCGCGAAGGAGCATCTGGAGCTTCGTCTTCCTTATGTGCTCCCTGAGGAGGCGGAGCCTCTCCCACGGGTCTTCCTTGAGATAGCGTATGCAGACGTCGAAGGTCGCTCCACCCCAGACTTCCATCGAGTAGAAGCCTATTTTGTCCATTGTCTCCGCTATCTTCAGCATATCCTCCGTCGTCATCCTCGTCGCTATGAGCGACTGGTGAGCGTCACGGAATGTCGTGTCTATAATCTCAACCCTCGCCAACTCAATCACCTCCGGTGCGCAGAAAAGTACATAGCTTTAAAAGCCTTACGACGGGGAAAGAAGAAGAGTTAGACAGATGTCGAAATCAGAGCAGGCCCTCGGCCTTCGCCGCCTCCTCCGGGTCCTCGTTCCTGTGGATTACCCTGAGAAGGGCCTTTATGAAGGGCTCCGGGTTCTCGCGCTGGAAGATGTTCCTCCCGACGACCGCTCCAGAACCCCCGGCCTCTATGACATCCCACACGAGCTTGAGGAAGTCAACTGGGTTCTCGGTCTTGGCACCGCCGCTCAGCAGAACGGGAACTCCTGCGGCGGCATCAACGACCTTTGCAAAGGTCTCCTTTGAGCCGGTCCAGTAGGTCTTTATCATGTCCGCACCGCTCTCGGCGGCCGCCCTCGCCCCGTACATGACGACGCGGTAGTCCTCTTTCCTGCCATACTTCTCGTTTATGTACGGCCCGCGCGGGTAGGCGAACTGCACAACCGGGAAGCCGAGGTCGTGGGCGTAGCTCGCTATCTCCGCGAACTGGCGCATCATGACGTCCTCCTGAGGTGAACCCCAGTAGACGGTCGCCGCTATCGCGTCGGCGCCGAGCTTCACGGCATCTTCAACGAAGCCCAGCTGGCTCTGGAGGAGCTGTTCATCCTTCGGGCGGAGGTTGGTCTTGCTGGTGAGCTTTATCATCAAACCTACGTTGGGCTTGACCTCGTCGCCGGCAATCCTCGCGATTCCTGGGAGCATCATCACGCCGTCTATCCCGGCCCTGACGACCTTGCGGAGGATTATCCTCGGGTTAACGTGCTCCCAGTGCTCCTCAAAATCGGTTGGTCCGTGCTCGAAGCCGTGGTCCATCGCGAAGATTAACGCCCTCCCGTCCCTCCTGAAAAACCGCCTGAGCCTTCTCCTAATACCAACGCTCTGGTACGCGTCCATTTACATCACCGTGAGTGATATATTCAAGGAGGATTTAAGGTTTTCCCCAGGATAGGAGTTACTATGAGTAATGGTTTTCCGCAATCGTTTAAACTGCTTTCGACGAACGGTGAAATGGTGTTCAAGTATGGAGTGGCGGATAATTCGGCTCACGGAGGTCGGCTCGACCAATGATTACGCGAGGGAGATAGCGGAGGACGTCCCAGAGGGAACCGTTGTAATTGCACGGAGGCAGAGGGCGGGAAGAGGCCGAAAGGGGCGGAACTGGGTTTCCCCTGAGGGAGGCCTCTGGATGACGGCGATTCTGAAGCCGAGGTCGAGTCCGGAGCACATTCCAAAACTGGTCTTTGTTGGGGCTCTAGCGGTTGTAGACACGCTCGCGAGGTACGGAATTCCCGCGGAGATAAAGTGGCCCAACGACGTTCTCGTTGATGGAAAGAAGATAGCCGGAATCCTGAGCGAGTGCAAACTTAACTCCTTCGCCCTTCTCGGAATAGGACTGAACGTCAACAACAGAGTTCCCGAGGAGCTCAGGGACTTGGCAGTTTCAATGGCCGAGCTCATCGGTCGCGAGCTGAAGCTCGAAGGAGTTCTCGATGCCCTACTCAGGTCTCTCTCCTACTGGTACAGCCTCTTCAAGAGCGGTCAGCATGGGAAAATTCTGCAGTCAGTTCGAACTAGGAGTTCGGTTCTCGGAAAGGACGTTGTCATTCTTGAAGACGGAGAAGTGGTGCTTAGGGGAAGGGCCGTTGGAATAGACGACTCGGGGGCCCTTCTCGTGGACACGGGGGAAAGTGTTGAAAGGGTAATCTACGGCGATGTTTCCCTTCGCTTTCCATGAATTTCTGCTCATGTTTTGCCATTTTGTCAAAAATTCTGCGAAAAAGTTAAAATTCCTGCGCCTTAGATATTAATCCCGCCGATTAACTTTTGGTATGTTGCTTGAATAGCAGGGGGTGAAGGCATGGGACTGCTGAGAAAATACCTCGACTATCCTGTTCTGTGGAAGATACTCTACGGTTTGATTTTGGGTGCGATTTTTGGACTTGTAGCGGGCCACTTCGGCTGGATGGACTTCGTGGCAACGTACATCAAGCCCTTCGGTGACCTGTTCGTTAGACTGCTGAAGATGCTCGTGATGCCGATTATACTTGCATCGCTCGTCGTCGGTGCGGCGAGCATAAGCCCCGCCCGCCTCAGTCGCGTCGGTGTCAAGATAATACTCTATTACCTCGCTACGTCCGCTATGGCGGTGTTCTTCGGCCTCATAGTCGGCAGGCTCTTCAACGTTGGCGCCAACGTCAACCTCGGCTCAGGAACGGGCAAGGCGATTGAAGCTAAAAGCCCCTCCCTCGTTCAGACGCTCCTCAACATAGTGCCCACCAACCCCTTCGCCTCACTGACCAACGGGGCGGTCCTGCAGGTCATCTTCTTCGCCATAATCCTGGGAATCGCCATCACTTACCTCATGAACAGGCAGGAGGAGCGCGTTAGAAAGTCAGCCGAAACCCTTCTCAGGGTCTTCGACGGCCTGGCCGAGGCGATGTACCTCATCGTCGGCGGTGTCATGCAGTACGCGCCGATAGGCGTCTTCGCGCTGATAGCCTACGTCATGGCCAAGGAGGGCCTTAAAGTCGTCGGCCCGCTCACCAAGGTCGTTCTTGCCGTTTACCTCGGTCTCTTCCTGCAGATTGTCATAACCTACTTTATCCTGCTCAAGGTCTTCGGCATTGACCCGCTCAAGTTCATCAAGAAGGCCAAGGACGCAATGCTCACCGCTTTCGTCACGAGGAGCTCGAGCGGAACCCTGCCAGTGACCATGCGCGTCGCCGACGAGGAGATGGGCGTTGACAGGGGAATCTACTCCTTCACCCTGCCCCTCGGTGCCACGATAAACATGGACGGAACTGCCCTTTACCAGGGTGTCACGGTGCTCTTCGTTGCCAACGCCATCGGACACCCGCTCACGCTGAGCCAGCAGTTGATAGTTGTCCTCACAGCGGTGCTCGCTTCGATAGGAACCGCGGGCGTTCCGGGAGCTGGTGCCATAATGCTCGCCATGGTCCTCCAGAGCGTTGGCCTCGACCTAACCCCTGGAAGCCCCGTTGCCTTAGCCTACGCAATGATTCTTGGCATTGACGCGATACTCGACATGGGCAGGACGATGGTCAACGTTACCGGAGACCTCGCGGGAACTACGATAGTTGCCAAGACCGAGGGAGAGCTCGACGAGAGCAAGTGGCGCGACTGATTCTTCCTTCCTTTAATTTTGGGCAAACTTAATATACCCTCTCCCGTTTTTAAGGCCAGGACAACTGGAGGTAAAGTTACATGAGGAAGTTTGGATTTTTGGTGGTCGCTCTTCTGCTCGTCGGAATTATCGCGGGAGGAGTTTCAGCGTCCAACGACTACAAAGAGGTGCAGGAGAACGAGTACTGGGTTTCATGGGACGGAAGTGCCAACGTAACTCTGAAGACGATATTTTACAGTCCCGAAGAGATGCTGAACCAGACCAAGGAGAGCATACTCAAAATGGGGCTCAAAAACGCGACGCAGTTGTTCATCAGCCAGGAACAGCAGGCCCTCTCACAGCTCGGTCTAAGCCTAGAAAACGCAACCGCTGAAATCCTCGGCTACAACACAACCGGGCCCCTCGTGACCGTGATAAACGGCACCATACCCAACTTCGCGCGCTACTACTCCTACGATAACGCCTGGGAGATTTCACTAGATGCTTTACGCATAGTTGACCTTTCAAGGATTGACCCGACTGCAGTTAACGGCTCGATGTACCTCGAGAACTACTTCACCGTGCACCTTCCCCCGGGAGCCAAGATTGAAAACGTAACCAAGGGCTTCAAAGTTGAGTCCAACGGCAGTTACATCCAGCTGGACGTCAACGTTACCGGGGACACAGTTAAGGCCCACTCGATTATCTACCTTAAGAAGGGCATTACAAAGGACGACCTGAAGGTTCTGTACGCCAAGCTCGAGCCGGTCATGATTAAGTACACGGGAAAAGCCGGTGTGGAGAACTACACCACCTGGGAGATGAGGATATACAACAACATAACCGTCGAAGGCGACAAAACAATCCTCGACACCGTTGAGGAGTACGTCAAGCCGGAGGCATACATTAACTATATAAAAGTCCAGTTCGCCTACCAGGGACTTCAGCAGGCAGAGCAGAGTCTTTACCAGAGATACGCCCAGATGTTCCAGAGTAAAGGCATAAAGGTCATCTCCGGCAACGTCTCAATACTCAACGTCAACTCAACGGGGCCGCTGGTTGTGAAATACCACTGGGTTCTTCAGGGGTTCGTGAGCAAGGTCAACGACACGTACATCTACGACTACGACCCGAAGCTTGAACTCGGAAACATGAGCTTTCCATACAGGCTCAACGCGGCCATCAATGAGACGAAGGTTACCAGGATTAAGCTCCCCGAAGGCTACGAGTTCGTTTCACTCCCCAAGAGCATAGAGGTCAAAACAACGGCAGGCAGTGTCGTGATGAAGGTAACCAAGCTCAACGACCGCGAGGTTCTCATAGAGAGCAACGTGTACATTCGCTACGGCGTCCCGGCCGATGCTTACAAGGCTCTTATGGCCCAAGTTCCAGACAACGTCGAGTTCAAATACGTTGTCAAAGCCGAAGAAGGAAACGGCATCTGCGGACCGGCCCTTATAGTTGGCCTCGCCGTTCTGCCGCTCCTCCTCAGGAGGAGGCGCTGACCCTCTTTTCTTTCCCACACGAAAAAGCTTAAAAACGCATTCCCAAAGCATCAACAGGCATTGTGAGGGGAGGTGTGACCATGTCAAGGAACAAGCCGCTCGCCAAGAAGCTCAGGCTCGCGAAGGCTAACAAGCAGAACAGGCGCGTTCCCGTCTGGGTTATCGTTAAGACGAACAGAAAGGTTCTCACCCACCCGAAGAGGAGGCACTGGAGGAGAACCAAGCTCAAGGAGTGAGGTGATGTAGATGCCGATTGAACCCGGTCAGGAAGTCATATTCGTCGTTCCCATCAGGAAGATAAAGAAGCGCGTTCCGCGCTGGAAGAGGGCCCCGAGAGCGGCTCGCTTCGTCCGCGAGTGGATAGCGAGGCACGCCAAGGCCGAGGAGGTCAAGCTCGACCCGGCCGTCAACGAGAAGCTCTGGGAGCGCGGAGCGGAGAAGCCACCCAACAAGCTCCGCGTTAAGGTCGTGGTCGAGGTAGTTGACGGCAAGAGGGTTGCGAAGGTCTCCCTGGCCTGATTTTAACCACTTTTTAGAGGTGAAGAGATGCACATCGAGAGGCTCGATTTTGAAAACTCCCCATACCTCGGCGTTTACGGCTTCGCCACCGACAGGGT
This genomic interval carries:
- a CDS encoding CGP-CTERM sorting domain-containing protein; this encodes MRKFGFLVVALLLVGIIAGGVSASNDYKEVQENEYWVSWDGSANVTLKTIFYSPEEMLNQTKESILKMGLKNATQLFISQEQQALSQLGLSLENATAEILGYNTTGPLVTVINGTIPNFARYYSYDNAWEISLDALRIVDLSRIDPTAVNGSMYLENYFTVHLPPGAKIENVTKGFKVESNGSYIQLDVNVTGDTVKAHSIIYLKKGITKDDLKVLYAKLEPVMIKYTGKAGVENYTTWEMRIYNNITVEGDKTILDTVEEYVKPEAYINYIKVQFAYQGLQQAEQSLYQRYAQMFQSKGIKVISGNVSILNVNSTGPLVVKYHWVLQGFVSKVNDTYIYDYDPKLELGNMSFPYRLNAAINETKVTRIKLPEGYEFVSLPKSIEVKTTAGSVVMKVTKLNDREVLIESNVYIRYGVPADAYKALMAQVPDNVEFKYVVKAEEGNGICGPALIVGLAVLPLLLRRRR
- the fba gene encoding class I fructose-bisphosphate aldolase; this encodes MDAYQSVGIRRRLRRFFRRDGRALIFAMDHGFEHGPTDFEEHWEHVNPRIILRKVVRAGIDGVMMLPGIARIAGDEVKPNVGLMIKLTSKTNLRPKDEQLLQSQLGFVEDAVKLGADAIAATVYWGSPQEDVMMRQFAEIASYAHDLGFPVVQFAYPRGPYINEKYGRKEDYRVVMYGARAAAESGADMIKTYWTGSKETFAKVVDAAAGVPVLLSGGAKTENPVDFLKLVWDVIEAGGSGAVVGRNIFQRENPEPFIKALLRVIHRNEDPEEAAKAEGLL
- a CDS encoding carbon starvation CstA family protein — encoded protein: MNSAVIILLAGAIYLGMYFTYGKALQNKVVKADPNRPTPAHRLYDGVDYVPANPLVLYGHHFASIAGAGPIVGPAVAMAWGWLPGLLWVWFGNVFIGAVHDYLALMSSVRYDGKSVQWIAGKLMSKRTGVAFEVYIWFALLLVVAAFVAVTAKLLTITPQAATATLLFLVVAVILGYLLYKVKIDFKVATLIGIGLLIVAVWLGLKYPLVFVEGQTDTTSAAYTTAYHYWNIILMVYIIIAASLPVWILLQPRDYLNAYVLWFGLIFGGVAFILLAKNFTAPAFTSWSAHVVKGITSEGTKAVPSPFWPTIPLIIACGSLSGFHSLVGSGTTSKQLDNELHGLMVGYGGMFTEGFLATIVITAIAVYGVGLTGIPADKWATEYITKGGLGTFIGGYAKGVHDFYGVSETFGKTFATLWVSAFTLTSLDTATRLGRFAWQELFGMVTDTSKGIAKTLTNKWVASIIIAGLGTYLAWGAGYKVIWPAFSAMNQMLASIAMMTAALWVAKVQRAGKWSWAVLIPALFLWITVTAAIIWYLIYVPMVGQYLIAVKGALVVSLVLNLLLAWDFWVAWKRPTEEYTASAA
- a CDS encoding 50S ribosomal protein L31e: MPIEPGQEVIFVVPIRKIKKRVPRWKRAPRAARFVREWIARHAKAEEVKLDPAVNEKLWERGAEKPPNKLRVKVVVEVVDGKRVAKVSLA
- a CDS encoding 50S ribosomal protein L39e, whose protein sequence is MSRNKPLAKKLRLAKANKQNRRVPVWVIVKTNRKVLTHPKRRHWRRTKLKE
- a CDS encoding dicarboxylate/amino acid:cation symporter, whose translation is MGLLRKYLDYPVLWKILYGLILGAIFGLVAGHFGWMDFVATYIKPFGDLFVRLLKMLVMPIILASLVVGAASISPARLSRVGVKIILYYLATSAMAVFFGLIVGRLFNVGANVNLGSGTGKAIEAKSPSLVQTLLNIVPTNPFASLTNGAVLQVIFFAIILGIAITYLMNRQEERVRKSAETLLRVFDGLAEAMYLIVGGVMQYAPIGVFALIAYVMAKEGLKVVGPLTKVVLAVYLGLFLQIVITYFILLKVFGIDPLKFIKKAKDAMLTAFVTRSSSGTLPVTMRVADEEMGVDRGIYSFTLPLGATINMDGTALYQGVTVLFVANAIGHPLTLSQQLIVVLTAVLASIGTAGVPGAGAIMLAMVLQSVGLDLTPGSPVALAYAMILGIDAILDMGRTMVNVTGDLAGTTIVAKTEGELDESKWRD
- a CDS encoding biotin--[acetyl-CoA-carboxylase] ligase; this translates as MEWRIIRLTEVGSTNDYAREIAEDVPEGTVVIARRQRAGRGRKGRNWVSPEGGLWMTAILKPRSSPEHIPKLVFVGALAVVDTLARYGIPAEIKWPNDVLVDGKKIAGILSECKLNSFALLGIGLNVNNRVPEELRDLAVSMAELIGRELKLEGVLDALLRSLSYWYSLFKSGQHGKILQSVRTRSSVLGKDVVILEDGEVVLRGRAVGIDDSGALLVDTGESVERVIYGDVSLRFP
- a CDS encoding pyruvate/oxaloacetate carboxyltransferase, with translation MARVEIIDTTFRDAHQSLIATRMTTEDMLKIAETMDKIGFYSMEVWGGATFDVCIRYLKEDPWERLRLLREHIRKTKLQMLLRGQNVVGYRHYPDDVVEKFVELANKNGIDIFRIFDALNDVRNMEVAIKKAKEVGAEVQGAIAYTTGKIFTLEYYMKKVEELLRLDVDVITIKDMAGLLTPWKAYELVSEIKETYGVPVNVHTHSTTGMAVATYMKAVEAGADYIDTAISPFAFGTAQPGIQTIWHALPEAVGSHLDRELIHRVSRYLKKLLEEKYWGLLHKETLMVNPYVLKYQVPGGMFSNLIAQLKEMNALDRLDEVLEEIPRVREDLGWPPLVTPTSQIVGTQAVLNVLFGRYKQITQQVKDYIRGLYGRPPAEINPELKRLVLGDEEPIRERPGSLLKPQLEECRRKLEELGYLHKEEDVLTYCLFPEVALEFFRARAEGRVKVEPPKKASKVKIYVNGVEFEVGIEGVDLNALRYLSGVQGAVPAQVSAPSVVPAQVSTSAPAPVSAPAPSPAPASASPNTVTAPMPGKILRVLVSEGQEVKAGQGLVVLEAMKMENEIPAPKDGVVKKIYVKEGDTVNTGDPLVELE